Within the Paenibacillus pabuli genome, the region ATCCGTACCTCAAAGCAAGTGAATGGGGCTGGCAGATCGATCCGCAAGGTCTCCGTGTGACGCTGAACAAATATTGGGATCGATATCAAAAACCATTGTTTATCGTTGAGAACGGACTGGGTGCCGTGGATGAGCTGATCACGGACGAGAACGGTAATAAAACGGTTAACGACGATTATCGCATTCAGTATCTGAATGACCACCTGGTGCAGGTTGGTGAAGCTATCGAAGATGGTGTCGAAGTTATGGGCTACACTTCATGGGGCTGTATTGACCTGGTCAGTGCATCGACTGCAGAGATGAAGAAACGTTACGGATTTATCTATGTGGACCGCAACAACGACGGAACAGGTTCCCTGGATCGTTATAAGAAAAAATCATTCCATTGGTACAAAGAAGTCATTAGTACGAATGGCGCAAGCCTGAAAGGCATTAACGAATAATAGTGGTTCTAAAGGCATGGTTGACAAGCATCTTCCTATGTCATAATTAGTCACATTAACCGCTTTCACAAAAACATTGTCATATAGATAATTATATGGTAAGATGGGCCTAAGGCTAATGAATAACTGGATTGTTACTGTTCAATCAGGCAAAACCAGAAGCAGGGCATGTTTCGTGACCTGCTTTGGTTTTGCCTTTTACTACTTTGACGGTGCAAGGTGATGTGAAGAAATGAAAATTGAGAAGGTGCTCAACAACAACGTAGTTACCGTGATTGATCCAGGCGGAAACGAACTGGTCGTCATGGGGCGGGGAATTGCCTTCAAAAAACATGCTGGTGAATCGATAGACGAAAGTCTCGTCGAAAAAATATTCTCGTTGGAAAGCAAGGAAGTATCGCAGAAACTGAAAACGCTTCTGTCCGATATTCCAGTTGAATATGTTGAATGCTCGGATGAAATTATTCGTTATGCGGAGACGGTGTTAGGTGAGAGATTGCATGAGAGCATCTATATTTCACTAACGGATCATATTCACTTTGCCATTGATCGACATCGTCAAGGATTGCAGATCCGTAATGCACTGTTTTGGGAGATCAAGCGCATGTACCGCAAGGAATATGCCATTGGACTAAAGGCACTTCAGATTATTGAAGAAACGCTGGGTGTACTGCTTCCCGAAGACGAATGCGCATTCATTGCCATGCATCTAGTCAATGCCCAGATGAACGGTGAGATGCGAGAAACCATCAGCATTACCAATATTGTCAAGGACATACTCAACATTGTAAGGCGCAGTTTTGTGATTGAACTGGATGAGGATTCGCTGAGCTATTATCGATTCTTAACCCATCTGAAGTTCTTTGCTCAACGTGTGCTGCAAGGTACAGCCATTGAAGACAAGGAAGAAGATAATCCGCTTCATGATCTGGTGAGTAAGCAGTACCCTGAAGCATATGCTTGTGCAGTCAAGATTAATGATTATACGCGCAAGATCTATAATCGGGTCTTGTCTAAGGAAGAAATACTGTATCTGACGATTCACATTGAGCGTGTTGTCAGAAATGAACAACCAATTGAATAATTTTGGGATTGTTACTGCTAAAAAGGCAAAACCTAAACGTTGAATAATGATAAGCTGAAACT harbors:
- the licT gene encoding BglG family transcription antiterminator LicT, giving the protein MKIEKVLNNNVVTVIDPGGNELVVMGRGIAFKKHAGESIDESLVEKIFSLESKEVSQKLKTLLSDIPVEYVECSDEIIRYAETVLGERLHESIYISLTDHIHFAIDRHRQGLQIRNALFWEIKRMYRKEYAIGLKALQIIEETLGVLLPEDECAFIAMHLVNAQMNGEMRETISITNIVKDILNIVRRSFVIELDEDSLSYYRFLTHLKFFAQRVLQGTAIEDKEEDNPLHDLVSKQYPEAYACAVKINDYTRKIYNRVLSKEEILYLTIHIERVVRNEQPIE